One stretch of Pseudoalteromonas shioyasakiensis DNA includes these proteins:
- a CDS encoding WYL domain-containing protein — translation MNSQAEVKLAERLASIITQLNDAKTLSISSLAEEFNVSVRTVQRDLNERLSFLPILESKGHYSLAPSALGNLSPKDIRHFAAISGIEALYPNLDTHFICSILSQAINSPYLIKGHNYEPKHKVEPNLNKLEEVIQRNKRINFSYKNKQYNNIAPYRLVNSKGIWYLAAVDDNTLKSFHLSELTHILEQAEAFTSQQHFIDVIEQDDGIFFSETKFEVVVKVSKDIAQYFLRRNLFPNQRIIEELETGELLVSSRVATSKQILPLIKYWVPEIEVVSPDEIKQTLIQELKKYVAS, via the coding sequence TTGAACTCACAAGCAGAAGTTAAACTTGCAGAGCGACTAGCAAGTATTATCACTCAATTAAACGATGCAAAAACACTTAGCATTTCTTCGCTTGCAGAAGAGTTTAATGTCAGTGTTCGTACAGTCCAACGCGACTTGAACGAGAGACTTAGCTTTTTACCCATACTTGAAAGTAAAGGGCACTACAGCCTAGCTCCTTCTGCTCTTGGTAATCTCTCTCCAAAAGATATACGCCACTTCGCTGCCATCTCAGGGATTGAAGCACTTTATCCTAATTTAGATACCCATTTTATCTGCTCAATTTTATCACAAGCCATCAATAGCCCATACCTAATCAAAGGTCACAACTATGAACCTAAGCATAAAGTTGAACCAAACTTAAATAAACTTGAAGAAGTTATTCAACGCAATAAACGTATTAACTTTAGCTATAAAAACAAACAATATAACAACATTGCCCCTTACCGGCTTGTTAATAGTAAAGGTATTTGGTACTTAGCGGCTGTTGATGACAATACATTAAAATCATTTCACCTGTCAGAGTTAACACATATTTTAGAGCAGGCAGAAGCGTTTACCTCACAACAGCACTTTATCGATGTAATAGAGCAAGATGATGGAATATTTTTTAGTGAAACCAAGTTTGAAGTTGTTGTAAAAGTATCAAAAGACATTGCTCAGTACTTCCTAAGACGCAACCTATTCCCCAATCAACGAATTATTGAAGAACTCGAAACAGGTGAGTTACTTGTTTCTTCAAGAGTGGCAACGAGTAAACAAATACTGCCACTAATTAAATACTGGGTACCTGAAATAGAGGTTGTTTCGCCTGATGAAATTAAACAAACTTTGATCCAAGAGCTTAAAAAGTATGTTGCAAGTTAA
- a CDS encoding dynamin family protein: protein MQIHQNTIFDVQDQTLALLKSTQSFIERVNKNKELHVKDGLIEEKYLTDVASILKNEYQKANELEMVIAVVGTMKAGKSTTINAIVGHEVLPNRNYPMTALPTVVTHISGKKIPSLEFPNSKPINSLSKKIAEKINSMSGDEINEIDFLHHKEVEDLIGELKIKGQLKLSRNYEGQEQIFKFLKSLNDIMRLAKELNIEPPYEAYRLINDLPTIEVEFQHLSGLEQQSHGKLSIIDTPGPNEYGQSEKLKAIFKDQLQKASAVLLVVDYTQMNSEAGGDVREEISTVQGSLGERFFVMLNKFDAKTKNDVSQEDTVSFFCNQLMDGSVPPSNVFPVSAQRAFLANRAINELDSSNALNVKDDWVPDFGEIAFGEDWEEDIEDAEDVRKKAKRIWKRAGFEAPLENVVMEAANNAATLSLESALTQLETIHNRLNEGINGYKEAINTNIDSLRVAIKNIESDKLKIDSVQKQTQTLIVKQTQEMNTAILDLAKATIQIADKKVQLLFDNTQNNIFLTKKKQAKIESNEGGQIIDLSRIFSKFRGWRSTSTPSDKLESLIEKGEIKFENSQKAEMKKLLKFINSALETIQQDAYKEVTTNLNKTITKAKNAINKSISSELEEVLNEAKKNLKDSGFTLSLSLNKISTSIKNIDTETISTDVKKTSESRRRTRVKDSYFSKFTNWLNDDWGRETYYVDVDVYIVKVNDIKQRSNAAISNAMQGISDTANRFLLENVKPDIDAHITEVSRYLEKYRKTLLAGARAKEQSQKNQEELIAKLNVFGKELQYIAEDTLDTKEDLNLTQEKSV from the coding sequence ATGCAAATCCACCAAAACACTATTTTTGATGTACAAGATCAAACTCTTGCATTACTAAAGTCAACACAATCATTTATTGAAAGAGTGAATAAGAATAAAGAGCTACACGTAAAAGACGGTTTAATTGAAGAAAAGTACCTTACAGATGTTGCATCAATCTTAAAAAATGAGTACCAAAAAGCAAATGAGCTAGAAATGGTGATAGCTGTTGTCGGAACGATGAAAGCGGGTAAATCTACCACAATCAATGCAATTGTGGGTCATGAAGTACTTCCCAATAGAAACTACCCAATGACTGCTCTACCTACTGTTGTTACTCATATCAGTGGCAAAAAAATACCATCTTTAGAATTTCCAAATAGTAAGCCTATTAATAGTTTAAGTAAAAAAATTGCTGAAAAGATTAACAGCATGAGTGGCGATGAAATTAATGAAATTGACTTTCTACACCACAAGGAAGTTGAAGATTTAATTGGAGAGTTAAAAATAAAAGGCCAATTAAAATTAAGCCGCAATTATGAAGGGCAAGAGCAAATCTTCAAATTCTTAAAAAGCTTAAATGATATTATGCGACTTGCTAAAGAGCTAAATATTGAACCGCCTTATGAAGCTTACCGTTTAATAAATGACTTACCGACTATTGAAGTTGAGTTCCAACATTTGAGTGGCTTAGAGCAACAAAGTCACGGCAAACTATCAATTATTGATACTCCTGGACCTAATGAGTATGGGCAAAGCGAAAAATTAAAAGCAATATTCAAAGATCAACTGCAAAAAGCATCAGCAGTACTGTTAGTTGTGGATTATACGCAAATGAATAGCGAGGCAGGTGGTGATGTAAGAGAAGAGATATCAACCGTACAAGGCTCATTAGGCGAACGCTTTTTCGTAATGCTGAATAAATTCGATGCAAAAACAAAAAATGATGTATCGCAAGAAGATACCGTTTCATTTTTTTGTAACCAATTAATGGATGGCAGTGTCCCACCCTCTAATGTTTTCCCAGTGTCAGCACAAAGAGCTTTTCTTGCCAATAGAGCAATTAATGAACTGGACAGCAGTAACGCTTTAAATGTGAAAGATGATTGGGTTCCCGACTTTGGAGAGATAGCCTTTGGTGAGGATTGGGAAGAAGACATTGAAGATGCTGAAGATGTAAGAAAAAAGGCGAAAAGAATATGGAAAAGAGCAGGCTTTGAAGCGCCTCTTGAAAATGTTGTTATGGAAGCAGCAAATAATGCCGCAACCTTGAGCCTTGAATCTGCTTTAACTCAACTGGAAACCATTCACAACCGTTTAAATGAAGGGATAAATGGCTATAAAGAAGCTATTAACACAAATATCGATTCTTTAAGAGTAGCAATAAAAAATATTGAATCTGACAAGCTAAAAATTGACTCGGTTCAAAAACAAACACAAACATTAATAGTCAAACAGACGCAAGAAATGAATACTGCCATTCTGGACTTAGCTAAAGCTACTATTCAGATAGCCGACAAAAAAGTTCAATTACTTTTCGATAATACTCAAAACAATATTTTTCTTACCAAAAAAAAACAGGCAAAAATAGAGTCTAACGAAGGGGGGCAAATCATTGACTTATCGCGAATTTTTAGCAAGTTTCGCGGTTGGCGCTCAACCAGTACCCCTTCTGACAAATTAGAATCATTAATAGAAAAAGGTGAAATAAAATTCGAGAATAGTCAAAAAGCTGAAATGAAAAAACTGTTAAAATTTATTAATTCAGCTTTAGAAACCATTCAACAAGATGCGTATAAAGAGGTAACAACAAATCTCAATAAAACGATTACTAAAGCAAAGAATGCAATAAATAAAAGCATCTCGTCTGAACTTGAAGAGGTTTTAAATGAAGCAAAAAAAAACCTTAAAGATTCTGGTTTTACACTATCTCTGTCCCTTAATAAAATATCGACAAGTATAAAAAATATCGATACTGAAACGATTTCTACTGACGTAAAAAAAACAAGTGAATCCCGCAGACGTACAAGAGTTAAAGACAGCTATTTTTCAAAGTTTACTAACTGGCTAAATGATGATTGGGGCAGAGAAACTTACTATGTTGATGTAGATGTTTACATTGTGAAAGTAAACGATATTAAACAGCGCTCAAACGCAGCAATATCAAATGCTATGCAAGGAATCTCAGACACAGCTAATCGTTTTCTATTAGAGAATGTTAAGCCAGATATAGATGCACACATTACAGAGGTGTCTCGCTATCTCGAAAAGTATCGTAAGACATTACTTGCGGGAGCGAGAGCTAAAGAACAATCTCAAAAAAATCAAGAAGAATTAATTGCCAAGCTCAACGTCTTCGGAAAGGAGCTGCAATATATAGCAGAAGATACTCTGGATACGAAAGAAGACTTAAACCTAACTCAAGAGAAGTCAGTATAG
- a CDS encoding patatin-like phospholipase family protein — protein sequence MEDKLGLVLSGGGAKGAYQVGILKYLSEVGIQPDEVSGTSIGALNAAVVSAQQDITASAKCLNKIWLELGENSPLQVDKGKMISTASVFLSLLPMAKVTPLFKAYQIAKGGVDFIKDLRALLSDEYKNSDKYKEHLENEEGNLYQSEPIIDLLDRFSPIERLQDGLPMYVGVYESEGAGKDIVDYFKANYLGFENKASEFWHLQSLPHKNIHEAIIASAALPLLFKAKAINGKKYRDGGIGGTFNQQGNTPIKPLVDSGCNHVIVSLLDDASSFNRHDYPDTTIIEVRPKEFISESMEDMLAFKRGHINKWIRQGYNDAKRCIGNSLNAINMKNHKLATSIQRDQSIAKLNSDNFEII from the coding sequence ATGGAAGATAAATTAGGCTTGGTGCTTTCAGGAGGTGGTGCCAAAGGTGCTTATCAAGTGGGTATTCTTAAGTATTTATCTGAAGTTGGCATTCAACCAGATGAAGTTTCGGGAACCAGTATCGGTGCTCTAAATGCTGCTGTTGTAAGTGCTCAACAAGATATTACTGCGTCAGCTAAGTGCCTTAATAAAATTTGGTTAGAGCTTGGCGAAAATAGTCCTTTACAGGTAGACAAAGGTAAAATGATATCTACCGCATCTGTTTTTTTAAGCCTTTTACCTATGGCTAAAGTTACACCGTTATTTAAAGCATATCAGATAGCTAAAGGAGGAGTAGATTTCATTAAAGATCTGCGAGCACTACTTTCAGATGAATACAAAAATAGCGATAAATACAAAGAGCATCTAGAGAATGAAGAAGGCAACCTTTACCAATCAGAACCAATCATTGACTTATTAGACAGGTTTAGTCCAATAGAGAGATTGCAAGATGGGCTTCCAATGTATGTTGGTGTATATGAAAGTGAAGGGGCAGGCAAAGACATAGTTGATTATTTTAAAGCCAACTACCTTGGTTTTGAAAATAAAGCTTCTGAGTTTTGGCATTTACAGTCACTTCCACATAAAAACATTCATGAAGCTATAATCGCTTCAGCTGCCTTACCATTATTATTCAAAGCTAAAGCTATTAATGGCAAAAAGTACCGGGATGGTGGCATAGGGGGGACATTTAACCAACAAGGAAATACACCTATTAAACCGTTAGTTGATAGTGGGTGTAACCACGTAATAGTTTCATTGCTAGATGATGCAAGCTCGTTCAACAGACATGATTACCCTGATACTACGATTATTGAAGTCCGCCCTAAGGAGTTCATTTCTGAATCTATGGAAGATATGCTCGCATTCAAACGTGGTCATATTAATAAATGGATAAGACAGGGGTATAATGATGCTAAAAGATGTATTGGTAATAGCTTAAATGCCATCAATATGAAAAATCACAAACTAGCTACATCGATACAGCGTGACCAGAGCATAGCAAAACTTAACTCTGATAATTTCGAAATAATCTAA
- a CDS encoding sugar MFS transporter, which translates to MAIVATLFFILGFATWLNGSLMPFLQQVLQLSPFQASLIIFSFYIAVTFTALPSAMIIRKVGYKNGMALGMATMMVAGLLFIPAAKTQVFALFLFAQLVMGAGQTLLQTAVNPYVVRIGPEESAAARVSIMGILNKGAGVVAPIVFTALILSDFKGFVGKELSQTDIDAMANGLIYPYLGMALFIGILGFAVTKMPLPELIDDADEQKPGQVKEALAHPSLALGIVALFVYVAVEVIAGDTIGSFALSLGVEKYSVMTSYTMGCMVLGYFLGILLIPRVLSQQTALTISAILGCVLTLAIVTGSNESVFISTLFGLKSVLPDTLLLIAVLGFANAIVWPAVWPLALSGLGKLTSVGSGLLVMGIAGGAFGPLFWGLASGGVKSAEAQQMAYIVMLPCYLFILFYAVKGHKMKSWK; encoded by the coding sequence ATGGCAATTGTTGCCACGCTGTTTTTTATATTGGGTTTTGCTACGTGGTTAAATGGCTCATTGATGCCGTTTCTACAGCAAGTTTTACAGCTGTCACCTTTTCAGGCATCGCTGATTATTTTCTCATTTTATATTGCAGTGACTTTTACTGCCCTACCTTCAGCAATGATCATCAGAAAGGTCGGCTATAAAAATGGTATGGCACTGGGTATGGCAACTATGATGGTGGCAGGCTTGCTATTTATTCCTGCTGCAAAAACGCAGGTGTTTGCGCTATTTTTATTTGCGCAACTTGTTATGGGAGCTGGGCAGACATTGCTACAAACAGCAGTTAACCCGTATGTTGTAAGAATCGGCCCAGAAGAGTCAGCTGCAGCCAGAGTAAGTATTATGGGTATATTAAATAAAGGTGCTGGTGTTGTTGCGCCGATTGTATTTACCGCATTAATACTGAGTGATTTTAAAGGTTTTGTCGGTAAAGAACTTAGCCAAACTGATATTGATGCCATGGCTAATGGCTTAATATACCCCTATTTAGGAATGGCACTTTTTATTGGTATACTTGGTTTTGCAGTAACGAAAATGCCACTGCCAGAACTTATTGATGATGCTGATGAACAAAAACCAGGGCAAGTAAAAGAAGCACTAGCGCATCCAAGCCTTGCTTTAGGTATTGTAGCATTATTCGTATATGTTGCTGTTGAAGTGATAGCAGGTGACACAATAGGCAGCTTTGCGTTGTCGTTAGGTGTTGAAAAATATAGCGTGATGACCTCGTACACCATGGGTTGTATGGTGTTAGGTTACTTTTTAGGGATTTTACTTATCCCACGAGTACTGTCGCAGCAAACAGCGCTGACTATCTCAGCAATATTGGGGTGTGTGTTAACGTTAGCGATAGTCACAGGTAGTAATGAATCTGTATTTATATCAACATTATTTGGCCTAAAATCGGTACTGCCTGATACCCTATTGCTCATTGCTGTGCTAGGCTTTGCTAATGCGATTGTTTGGCCAGCCGTTTGGCCGTTAGCACTATCTGGTTTAGGCAAACTTACAAGCGTAGGTTCTGGTCTGCTTGTTATGGGTATAGCCGGTGGCGCATTTGGCCCATTATTTTGGGGCCTTGCAAGTGGTGGTGTAAAAAGCGCTGAAGCGCAACAAATGGCTTACATTGTTATGTTGCCTTGTTATTTATTCATACTTTTCTATGCTGTGAAAGGCCACAAGATGAAAAGTTGGAAGTAA
- a CDS encoding carbohydate-binding domain-containing protein: protein MGFKRSVFAVMLATAPVMANAALTQSQVNHFAKDTELLFSVEDNFRNKDAGFLGKITLNNRSDVPLPAGESDWQLYIHSVRKISTEHVAGLNIEHVNGDLHRIVPTSSFKGLAAGESLELPFDAQVWIVAYSDFMPRAFFVSGKNKPAVFANTDTEDFKQFVAPFTRENQLRRYNEPKDLSVLATAKIRYERNSADKFSVSKDDALKRIIPKPRKVDFNRGSATLNNNWQISYQGLLKHEVMVFMQDLQDDYGISLKAQPDHINVGKDKVIRLKVDPKLNNAKAESYTLEIDDEVITIVGSDNAGVFYAMQSLLNLIPANSQGSASLPQLELEDSPRYGWRGMHYDNGRNYHGKEAMFKLVEQMARYKMNKLHWHFSEDEGWRLEIPGLPELTDVGGYRCFDLEERECLLTQLGTGPFKSGSGNGYLKREEFVELLKFAKDRHIQIIPEVEGPGHARASIKAMEARYHNMLEQAEKAAKNNIKTRSANKEVQHIDMGPATQYLLTDPKDTSVYMTVQNYKDNSMNVCMDSTYAFLDKVTYELQQMYREAGVQLKNLHIGGDEVGAGSWIGSPICQALFADPNNGVSGPADLKPYFTQRVATLLEKRGISPGIWEDGIMYDRENSFKRDEFPNKTFTVNTWDNIWEWGVADRAYRLANAGYQVVLSHGTHLYFDHPYEASPEERGYYWATRYTDTKKAFNYMPDDVYANADYTRTREPIVNLEALVGRPLPKLEKPENILGMQGQVWSETIRTEDQVLAMIFPRILSVAERAWHKADWEGESVDTKKQAKDWAEFSSAVGLKELDKLAKDGINLHLPVPGGVIENGKLYANSAFAYLSIEYSLDNGQSWQTYAEPVKVDSNAKVTLRTRLNAQQTSRVTVVGE, encoded by the coding sequence ATGGGCTTTAAAAGGTCAGTATTCGCGGTAATGCTAGCAACTGCGCCTGTGATGGCAAATGCAGCGTTGACCCAATCGCAAGTTAATCACTTTGCTAAAGATACCGAGTTATTATTTTCGGTTGAAGATAACTTTCGTAATAAAGATGCGGGCTTTTTAGGGAAAATTACCCTCAATAATCGTTCTGATGTGCCATTACCTGCGGGTGAAAGCGACTGGCAACTTTATATTCACTCAGTGCGTAAAATTTCGACAGAGCATGTTGCTGGCCTTAATATCGAGCACGTTAATGGCGATTTACATCGCATTGTACCAACCAGTTCATTTAAAGGTTTAGCGGCTGGCGAGAGCTTAGAGCTGCCGTTTGATGCACAAGTGTGGATTGTCGCTTACAGTGACTTTATGCCACGCGCGTTTTTTGTTTCAGGTAAGAACAAACCCGCGGTATTCGCAAATACCGACACTGAAGACTTTAAACAGTTTGTAGCACCATTTACCCGCGAAAATCAGTTACGTCGTTACAATGAACCAAAAGATTTATCGGTTTTAGCAACAGCTAAGATCCGCTATGAACGTAATAGTGCTGATAAGTTTTCGGTCAGTAAAGACGATGCTTTAAAGCGTATTATTCCAAAGCCACGTAAAGTCGATTTTAACCGTGGCAGCGCAACGTTAAACAATAATTGGCAAATCAGTTATCAAGGGCTACTTAAACACGAAGTCATGGTGTTTATGCAAGACTTGCAAGATGACTATGGCATTAGCCTTAAAGCACAACCTGACCATATTAATGTAGGCAAAGACAAAGTTATTCGCCTGAAAGTTGACCCTAAGCTCAATAATGCAAAAGCAGAAAGCTATACCCTTGAGATTGATGATGAAGTAATCACAATCGTGGGTAGCGATAACGCAGGTGTATTTTATGCGATGCAAAGTTTGTTGAACCTGATCCCTGCAAACAGCCAAGGTAGTGCGAGTTTACCGCAGTTAGAGTTAGAAGATTCACCACGCTATGGCTGGCGTGGCATGCATTATGATAACGGTCGTAACTATCATGGCAAAGAAGCCATGTTCAAGCTTGTTGAGCAAATGGCACGCTACAAAATGAATAAGCTGCATTGGCACTTTTCAGAAGATGAAGGTTGGCGACTTGAGATCCCTGGTTTACCTGAGCTCACTGACGTTGGCGGTTATCGCTGTTTTGATTTAGAAGAGCGCGAGTGTTTATTAACTCAGCTTGGGACTGGGCCATTTAAATCAGGCTCAGGTAATGGCTATCTGAAACGTGAAGAGTTTGTCGAGTTACTGAAGTTTGCCAAAGACCGCCATATTCAAATTATTCCTGAAGTTGAAGGCCCGGGTCATGCGCGTGCCTCAATCAAAGCGATGGAAGCGCGCTATCACAACATGCTAGAGCAAGCTGAAAAAGCCGCTAAAAATAATATTAAAACTCGTTCAGCGAACAAAGAAGTTCAGCACATCGATATGGGACCAGCAACGCAATACTTGCTAACCGATCCTAAAGATACCTCTGTGTACATGACGGTACAAAACTACAAAGATAACTCAATGAATGTGTGTATGGACTCGACCTACGCATTTTTAGATAAAGTGACCTATGAGCTTCAGCAGATGTATCGCGAAGCAGGTGTTCAGTTAAAGAACCTGCACATTGGTGGTGACGAAGTAGGTGCTGGTTCGTGGATTGGCTCACCAATCTGTCAGGCGCTATTTGCAGATCCTAACAATGGTGTGTCTGGCCCCGCTGATTTAAAGCCTTACTTTACCCAGCGTGTTGCAACCTTACTTGAAAAGCGCGGTATTTCTCCGGGTATTTGGGAAGACGGCATCATGTATGACCGCGAAAATTCGTTTAAACGTGATGAGTTCCCTAATAAAACTTTTACCGTTAATACCTGGGATAATATTTGGGAGTGGGGTGTTGCAGATAGAGCATACCGCCTAGCCAATGCAGGTTACCAAGTGGTGCTATCACATGGTACGCACTTGTATTTTGACCACCCATATGAAGCAAGCCCAGAAGAACGAGGTTATTACTGGGCAACCCGTTACACAGATACTAAAAAAGCGTTTAATTATATGCCTGATGACGTGTATGCAAATGCTGATTACACACGCACCCGTGAGCCAATCGTTAATTTAGAAGCTTTGGTTGGTCGTCCATTACCTAAACTTGAAAAGCCTGAGAACATTTTAGGTATGCAAGGTCAGGTATGGTCAGAAACGATTCGCACTGAAGATCAAGTATTGGCAATGATCTTCCCGCGTATTCTGTCAGTAGCAGAGCGCGCATGGCATAAAGCCGATTGGGAAGGTGAAAGTGTAGATACTAAAAAACAAGCAAAAGATTGGGCTGAATTCTCAAGTGCAGTAGGCTTAAAAGAGCTTGATAAATTAGCTAAAGACGGCATCAACCTGCATTTACCAGTACCGGGTGGTGTGATTGAAAATGGTAAGTTATATGCCAACAGTGCATTTGCTTATTTGAGCATTGAATACAGCCTAGATAACGGCCAAAGCTGGCAAACTTACGCTGAACCAGTCAAAGTTGATAGCAATGCAAAAGTTACGTTACGCACCCGTTTAAACGCTCAGCAAACCAGCCGCGTCACAGTTGTAGGTGAGTAA
- a CDS encoding NAD-dependent succinate-semialdehyde dehydrogenase gives MSDLVFSDSFIDGDFYSTSQRFSVDNPATGQAITQVSNIDEAGVEQAIKSADEAFSKLKKTTATERSETLRRWYELVIEHKQQLAELMTKEQGKPLKESLGEVEYGAGFIKWFSEEAKRSYGDNIPATDSQHRLSTIKQPIGVVAGITPWNFPIAMITRKVAPAYAAGCSFVIKPSEHTPLCAIALAYLADKAGFVKGALNVVVSENAKMVGEIMTESERVRKFTFTGSTGVGKQLLSQCASTIKQTSMELGGNAPFIIFENADLDEAVAGLMAAKFRNAGQTCVAANRIFVQRSVLETVLEKLADKVAELKVGYGLDEGVDIGPLIYPKAKEKVQTLLDDAVNKGASLIGDNSELEGSFQAPLILTDVTPEMDIYHDEVFGPVVSIIAFDDEEEVLKLANDVPYGLAAYFYSENIKQVYRVSEALEYGMIGINEGLISNPVAPFGGVKQSGLGREGGHQGLDEYLEEKYLCVKV, from the coding sequence ATGTCTGATTTGGTTTTTTCTGATTCGTTTATCGACGGTGATTTTTACTCTACAAGCCAGCGTTTTAGTGTAGATAACCCTGCAACTGGACAAGCAATTACGCAGGTCTCTAATATTGATGAGGCTGGCGTTGAGCAAGCAATAAAAAGTGCTGACGAGGCATTTAGCAAGCTAAAGAAAACAACTGCCACAGAGCGCAGTGAAACGTTACGCCGTTGGTATGAGTTAGTCATTGAGCACAAGCAACAGCTCGCTGAACTAATGACCAAAGAGCAGGGCAAACCATTAAAAGAGTCGTTAGGTGAAGTTGAATACGGTGCAGGCTTTATTAAATGGTTTAGTGAAGAAGCTAAGCGTAGTTACGGCGATAATATCCCTGCCACCGACAGCCAACATCGTTTATCAACCATAAAACAACCAATCGGTGTGGTTGCTGGGATCACACCTTGGAATTTTCCGATCGCGATGATCACACGTAAAGTGGCACCAGCATATGCGGCAGGTTGTAGCTTTGTGATTAAACCTTCTGAGCATACACCATTGTGCGCCATTGCCTTGGCATATCTTGCTGATAAGGCTGGATTTGTGAAAGGGGCGTTGAATGTTGTGGTCTCTGAAAATGCAAAAATGGTTGGCGAAATCATGACAGAATCTGAGCGAGTGCGTAAGTTTACCTTCACGGGGTCAACTGGTGTAGGTAAGCAGTTACTTTCGCAATGTGCCTCAACTATTAAGCAAACTTCGATGGAGCTTGGTGGTAATGCGCCGTTTATTATTTTCGAAAATGCTGACTTAGATGAAGCTGTTGCTGGCCTCATGGCTGCAAAATTTAGAAACGCCGGCCAAACCTGTGTGGCTGCTAACCGAATTTTTGTGCAACGTTCAGTACTTGAAACGGTGCTTGAAAAACTTGCAGACAAAGTGGCTGAGTTAAAAGTTGGCTATGGCCTTGATGAAGGGGTGGATATTGGTCCACTAATTTATCCTAAGGCTAAAGAGAAAGTACAAACTCTCTTAGATGATGCAGTTAATAAAGGCGCGTCATTGATCGGCGATAACAGCGAACTTGAAGGCAGCTTTCAAGCACCGCTGATTTTAACGGATGTGACACCAGAGATGGATATCTATCATGATGAAGTATTTGGTCCAGTGGTAAGCATTATCGCTTTTGATGATGAAGAAGAAGTGTTGAAGTTAGCAAATGATGTGCCTTATGGTTTAGCTGCATATTTTTATAGTGAAAATATCAAACAAGTTTATCGCGTAAGTGAAGCACTCGAATACGGCATGATTGGTATTAACGAAGGTTTAATCTCAAATCCAGTAGCGCCATTTGGCGGTGTTAAACAGTCAGGCTTAGGCAGAGAAGGCGGCCATCAAGGGTTAGATGAGTACCTAGAAGAGAAGTATCTTTGTGTTAAGGTTTGA
- the fdx gene encoding ISC system 2Fe-2S type ferredoxin: protein MPQIIFLPHEELCPEGAAIEAPAGETVLDVALKNGISIPHACEKSCACTTCHLIIREGFDSLDESDELEDDMLDKAWGLEPESRLGCQAVIKDEDLVVEIPKYNLNIVNEEH from the coding sequence ATGCCACAAATTATTTTTCTTCCACACGAAGAGTTATGCCCAGAAGGCGCTGCAATTGAAGCTCCTGCAGGTGAAACAGTATTAGATGTTGCGCTAAAAAATGGTATTAGCATTCCACATGCGTGTGAAAAATCATGCGCGTGTACAACATGCCACTTAATCATCCGTGAAGGTTTTGACTCTCTAGATGAAAGTGATGAGTTAGAAGATGACATGCTTGATAAAGCATGGGGTCTTGAGCCAGAGTCACGCCTTGGTTGCCAAGCAGTGATTAAAGATGAAGATTTAGTGGTTGAAATTCCAAAGTATAATCTCAATATCGTTAATGAAGAGCATTAA